In one window of Polaromonas naphthalenivorans CJ2 DNA:
- a CDS encoding esterase/lipase family protein, translated as MPQSRGKAPLHDVPPSAWLLALEVRALWEFSALLPAWPLLNRAPRGDNHPVVVFPGLSANDLSTAPLRRYLQLLKHSACGWDQGFNFGPRPGVLDEAKDQLVRTCESTGRKVSLIGWSLGGIYARELAKEVPQMVRSVITLGTPFAGSHKSTHAWRLYELASGRSVEREAAGYDLPTAPPVPTTSIYSRTDGVVAWQGSIQSPSDKNPWTENIEVVASHVGLGFNPSAWWAIADRLALPEGEWKPFLRETRGRVHELIYPDPTRPA; from the coding sequence ATGCCTCAATCGCGTGGCAAGGCGCCGCTGCATGACGTGCCGCCCAGCGCCTGGCTGCTGGCGCTTGAAGTGCGCGCCCTCTGGGAATTCAGCGCACTGCTGCCGGCCTGGCCGCTGCTGAACCGTGCCCCACGGGGCGACAACCATCCGGTGGTGGTGTTTCCGGGACTCTCGGCCAACGACCTATCGACCGCGCCGCTGCGCCGCTACCTGCAGTTGCTCAAGCACTCGGCCTGCGGCTGGGACCAGGGCTTCAATTTCGGCCCGCGCCCCGGCGTTCTCGATGAAGCCAAAGACCAGCTGGTGCGCACCTGCGAAAGCACCGGCCGCAAGGTCAGCCTGATCGGCTGGAGCCTGGGTGGCATTTACGCGCGCGAGCTGGCCAAGGAAGTGCCGCAGATGGTGCGCAGCGTCATCACGCTGGGAACACCGTTTGCCGGCTCGCACAAATCGACCCATGCCTGGCGGCTTTACGAACTGGCCAGCGGCCGCAGCGTCGAGCGCGAAGCCGCCGGCTACGACCTGCCGACGGCGCCCCCCGTGCCGACCACCAGCATTTATTCGCGCACCGATGGCGTCGTGGCCTGGCAGGGCAGCATCCAGTCGCCGAGCGACAAGAACCCGTGGACTGAAAATATTGAAGTCGTGGCCAGCCATGTCGGCCTGGGCTTCAACCCCAGCGCCTGGTGGGCCATAGCCGACCGGCTGGCCCTGCCGGAAGGCGAATGGAAACCGTTCTTGCGGGAAACCCGGGGCCGGGTTCATGAGCTGATCTACCCGGACCCGACCCGGCCGGCCTGA
- a CDS encoding chemotaxis protein CheB, whose product MSDQLDVSLDPEDQAQPLKSRLNFPVVGIGASAGGLDALLRFFEQMPAANGMAFVIILHLSPEHPSNVAEILRRVTQMPVIQVDKRTAIEADHVYVIPPSHDLAMNDGHLQLSEPVRVRGMHMVIDLFFRTLAQSHQERAMAIVMSGTGMDGAAGLARVKEQGGVTLAQAPEDAEYGGMPKAAIATGMVDFTLNAVDMPQRLIELWTNARRISLPRDAAPSMDVMAFDSAQAARLAEEALQDIMALLRSYSKNDFRQYKRATVLRRIERRLQVRRLPDLPAYRDYLREHPEEAKPLLQDMLISVTNFFRDPEAFEALEHDVLPSLLRNRPPDDPVRVWVAGCATGEEAYSVTMLLQEQMNLQNCMSELLVFATDIDERAISVGRNALYPESITTDVSPGRLRQFFIREKDQFRVIKQLREKVLFANHNVLRDPPFSRIDLVCCRNLLIYLDKAAQARVLESFRFSLKPSGFLFLGNSESADAAPSLFTVHDKKNRIYKVNQNSHASRLLLLTTDFPRDHTTLALPGQVRRESKLASFAEMHRKLIDQIALPSVLIDASHNILHLSDNVGKFLLPGGGAPSVNLLDNMQPELRTELRTALYQAMHTGKPVKTHAIATQRGDSQALVEMTVRFFGEEGPEAALTLVMFDEVPEKPGDLQLKGIDQAQQQVIAQLEAEIRQLKEDLQQTIEQAETSTEELKASNEELQAINEELRSATEELETSKEELQSINEELTTVNFELKIKVDETSKINNDLQNFITSTDIATIFIDRGMRIKRYTPQSASLFNLIESDLNRSLLDITHKLDYSALVNDVTEVFNTLNKVERQVSSSDGRHYLARIRPYRTTDDRIEGAVLTFVDVTALRQAEENVRAGEERLRIAAETTKDYAILTIDEEGLITTWNHGAERIFGYSEKEAVGQLFAIIFTPEDRAAGAADEELRLAREEGRSTDERWHLRKDGSTFFCSGVVTRLEGKMGGYAKIARDITENKTLQVSRDELLAMEKRANELKDQFLAVMSHELKHPLNLIQVNTELLLSQPEVRALPEVVRAGETIRHAVVSQTKIIDDLLDLSRARTGKLTLRLAPVNLDELAEMIASAAREAASKKGLTLVYECSDKEVLALCDRVRTEQIFWNLINNAIKFTPEGGTITVQLERDAEFAKFSVTDTGQGITAEFLPQIFGMFVQAPNQKVPSTNMGLGVGLTLVRDLTVAQGGKVLADSAGLGKGATFSVWLPLAQTTQQDKKTIEQTGNLKGLKILVVDDMIDLLEPFAALLRLEGATVDMATSGQEALELLDKSAYDLLISDIGMPYMDGYELIRKIRKIPGLHALKAIALSGYGRQVDAVRALQSGFDAHLSKPATVAHICQTIAQLVSKAEGEVQ is encoded by the coding sequence ATGTCAGACCAGCTTGACGTTTCTCTAGATCCTGAAGATCAGGCCCAGCCCCTGAAAAGCCGGCTCAATTTCCCCGTGGTCGGCATCGGTGCTTCAGCCGGCGGCCTGGACGCCCTGTTGCGCTTTTTTGAACAGATGCCTGCGGCCAATGGCATGGCATTTGTCATCATTCTTCATTTGTCTCCCGAGCATCCAAGCAATGTGGCCGAGATTTTGCGGCGGGTGACGCAGATGCCGGTCATCCAGGTGGACAAACGCACCGCCATCGAAGCGGACCATGTCTATGTCATACCTCCCTCCCACGATTTGGCGATGAACGATGGCCACCTGCAGCTGTCCGAGCCCGTCCGGGTCCGGGGAATGCACATGGTCATCGACCTGTTTTTTCGCACGCTGGCCCAGTCTCACCAGGAAAGGGCGATGGCCATCGTGATGTCCGGCACCGGCATGGACGGCGCGGCCGGGCTGGCCCGGGTCAAGGAGCAGGGTGGCGTGACCCTGGCGCAAGCGCCTGAAGATGCCGAGTACGGCGGCATGCCCAAAGCCGCCATTGCCACGGGCATGGTCGATTTCACCCTGAATGCGGTCGATATGCCGCAGCGCCTGATTGAACTGTGGACCAATGCCCGCCGCATCAGCCTGCCCAGGGATGCCGCGCCTTCGATGGATGTCATGGCCTTTGACAGTGCGCAAGCGGCCCGGCTTGCCGAAGAGGCTTTGCAGGACATCATGGCCCTGCTGCGCAGCTACTCCAAAAACGATTTCCGGCAGTACAAGCGGGCCACCGTTCTGCGCCGCATCGAGCGCCGGCTGCAGGTCAGGCGCCTTCCGGATTTGCCGGCCTACCGCGACTACCTGCGCGAGCACCCTGAAGAGGCCAAGCCGCTGCTTCAGGACATGCTGATCAGCGTCACCAACTTCTTTCGCGACCCCGAGGCTTTTGAAGCGCTTGAGCACGATGTGCTGCCCAGCCTGTTGCGCAACCGTCCGCCCGACGATCCGGTGCGCGTCTGGGTGGCCGGCTGCGCCACGGGCGAGGAAGCCTATTCCGTCACCATGCTGTTGCAGGAGCAGATGAACCTGCAAAACTGCATGTCGGAGTTGCTGGTGTTTGCGACCGACATTGATGAGAGGGCAATCAGCGTTGGCCGCAATGCCCTGTATCCCGAATCGATCACGACGGATGTGTCGCCCGGAAGGCTGCGGCAGTTTTTTATCCGCGAAAAAGACCAGTTCAGGGTCATCAAGCAACTGCGGGAAAAGGTGCTGTTTGCCAATCACAACGTGCTGCGCGACCCGCCCTTTTCCCGGATCGACCTGGTTTGCTGCCGCAACCTGCTGATTTACCTGGACAAGGCCGCCCAGGCCCGTGTTCTTGAATCGTTTCGCTTTTCGCTCAAGCCTTCGGGGTTTTTGTTCCTGGGCAATTCGGAGTCCGCGGATGCGGCACCCAGCCTTTTCACGGTGCATGATAAAAAAAACCGTATCTACAAGGTTAATCAGAATTCGCATGCATCGCGCCTTTTGCTGCTGACCACGGATTTCCCACGCGACCACACGACTCTCGCACTGCCCGGACAGGTGCGGCGCGAGTCCAAGCTTGCGTCATTCGCCGAGATGCACCGCAAGCTCATTGACCAGATTGCCTTGCCCAGCGTGCTGATAGACGCCAGCCACAATATCCTGCATCTGTCCGATAACGTCGGCAAATTCCTGTTGCCGGGCGGCGGCGCTCCATCGGTCAATCTTCTGGACAACATGCAGCCCGAACTCCGCACGGAATTGCGCACGGCGCTTTACCAGGCGATGCATACCGGCAAGCCCGTCAAGACCCACGCCATTGCGACTCAACGCGGCGACAGCCAGGCGCTGGTTGAAATGACCGTGCGCTTCTTCGGGGAAGAGGGGCCGGAAGCGGCGCTGACGCTGGTGATGTTCGATGAGGTGCCGGAAAAGCCCGGCGATCTGCAGCTCAAAGGCATCGACCAGGCGCAGCAACAGGTCATTGCGCAGCTGGAAGCCGAGATTCGGCAACTCAAGGAGGACTTGCAGCAGACCATCGAGCAGGCCGAAACATCCACCGAAGAACTCAAGGCATCGAATGAAGAACTGCAGGCCATCAACGAAGAACTGCGCTCGGCCACCGAGGAGCTGGAAACCAGCAAGGAAGAGCTGCAGTCCATCAATGAAGAGCTGACGACCGTCAACTTTGAATTGAAAATCAAGGTCGATGAAACCAGCAAGATCAACAACGACCTGCAGAACTTCATCACCTCGACAGACATTGCCACCATCTTCATTGACCGGGGCATGCGCATCAAGCGCTATACACCGCAGTCGGCCAGCCTCTTCAACCTGATCGAGTCCGACCTCAACCGCTCCCTGCTCGACATCACCCACAAGCTGGACTACAGCGCGCTGGTCAATGATGTTACCGAAGTCTTCAACACGCTCAACAAGGTGGAGCGGCAGGTCAGCAGCAGCGACGGCCGGCATTACCTGGCGCGCATCCGGCCCTACCGCACCACCGATGACCGGATTGAAGGCGCGGTGCTGACCTTTGTCGATGTGACGGCCCTGCGCCAGGCCGAGGAAAATGTGCGCGCGGGTGAAGAGCGCCTGCGCATCGCGGCCGAAACCACCAAGGACTACGCCATCCTGACCATTGATGAAGAAGGCCTCATCACGACCTGGAACCACGGCGCCGAGCGGATCTTTGGCTATTCTGAAAAAGAAGCGGTCGGCCAGCTGTTTGCGATCATCTTTACCCCCGAAGACCGGGCCGCGGGCGCTGCCGACGAGGAGTTGCGCCTCGCCCGCGAAGAAGGGCGTTCGACCGATGAGCGCTGGCATTTGCGCAAGGACGGCAGCACCTTCTTTTGCAGCGGCGTGGTGACTCGCCTGGAAGGGAAAATGGGCGGCTATGCCAAGATTGCCCGCGACATCACGGAAAACAAGACCCTGCAGGTCAGCCGCGATGAACTGCTGGCCATGGAAAAACGGGCCAATGAACTGAAGGACCAGTTCCTGGCGGTGATGTCGCATGAACTCAAGCACCCGCTGAACCTGATCCAGGTGAATACCGAATTGCTGCTCAGCCAGCCCGAGGTGCGCGCACTGCCCGAAGTGGTGCGTGCCGGCGAAACCATTCGCCACGCGGTGGTGAGCCAGACCAAGATCATTGACGACCTGCTGGACCTGTCGCGCGCCCGAACCGGCAAGCTGACGCTCAGGCTGGCCCCGGTGAACCTTGATGAGCTGGCCGAGATGATTGCCTCCGCAGCCCGCGAAGCCGCCAGCAAGAAAGGCCTGACGCTGGTCTATGAATGCAGTGACAAGGAAGTGCTTGCATTGTGTGACCGCGTCCGGACCGAACAGATTTTCTGGAACCTGATCAACAACGCCATCAAGTTCACGCCTGAAGGCGGGACCATCACGGTGCAGCTGGAACGCGATGCCGAGTTTGCAAAATTCAGCGTGACCGACACCGGCCAGGGAATTACCGCTGAGTTTTTGCCGCAGATTTTCGGCATGTTTGTTCAGGCACCCAATCAAAAGGTACCCAGCACCAACATGGGGCTGGGTGTGGGTTTGACGCTGGTGCGCGACCTGACGGTGGCCCAGGGCGGCAAAGTGCTGGCCGATTCGGCCGGCCTGGGCAAAGGCGCCACGTTCAGCGTCTGGCTGCCGCTGGCCCAAACCACGCAGCAGGACAAAAAAACCATTGAACAAACCGGAAACCTGAAGGGCCTGAAGATTCTGGTTGTCGATGACATGATCGACCTGCTGGAGCCATTCGCGGCGCTGCTGCGTCTGGAAGGGGCCACGGTTGACATGGCGACCAGCGGCCAGGAGGCGCTGGAGTTGCTGGACAAAAGCGCTTACGACCTGCTGATTTCTGACATCGGCATGCCTTACATGGACGGCTACGAGCTGATCCGCAAAATCCGCAAGATTCCAGGATTGCACGCTCTGAAAGCCATTGCCTTGAGTGGTTATGGCCGGCAGGTCGATGCCGTGCGTGCCTTGCAAAGCGGTTTCGATGCCCACCTGTCAAAACCCGCCACGGTGGCGCATATTTGCCAGACCATTGCGCAACTGGTTTCCAAAGCCGAAGGTGAAGTGCAATAA
- a CDS encoding LOG family protein, with amino-acid sequence MNKPSFSLCVYCGSRPGNSPEFAAVAREVGAWIGRHGGQLVYGGGHNGLMGILADAALAAGARVVGVIPKALVEKEWAHTGCTELHIVENMHERKRIMAEHADAFLALPGGIGTLEEFFEVWTWRQLGYHDKPVGLLNMDGFYDSLLTFLDSAVSTGFMNEWQMGLIRTGSDAQALMEQLVQEAGLAAQPLRLDQI; translated from the coding sequence ATGAATAAACCTTCCTTTTCCCTGTGCGTGTACTGCGGCTCGCGCCCCGGCAACAGCCCCGAATTTGCAGCGGTGGCGCGTGAAGTCGGCGCCTGGATAGGCCGGCACGGCGGCCAGCTGGTGTATGGCGGCGGCCACAATGGCCTGATGGGCATCCTGGCCGACGCGGCGCTGGCCGCGGGCGCGCGGGTGGTGGGCGTGATTCCGAAGGCGCTGGTCGAAAAGGAATGGGCGCATACCGGCTGCACCGAACTGCACATCGTGGAGAACATGCACGAGCGCAAACGCATCATGGCCGAGCATGCCGATGCCTTTCTGGCCCTGCCCGGCGGCATCGGCACGCTTGAAGAATTCTTTGAGGTCTGGACCTGGCGCCAGCTTGGCTACCACGACAAGCCGGTGGGCCTGCTCAACATGGACGGCTTTTACGACAGCCTGCTGACCTTTCTCGACTCGGCGGTCAGCACCGGCTTCATGAATGAATGGCAGATGGGGCTGATCCGCACCGGCAGCGATGCGCAAGCGCTGATGGAGCAACTGGTGCAAGAGGCCGGCCTTGCAGCACAGCCCCTGCGGCTTGACCAGATTTAA
- a CDS encoding NAD+ synthase, with translation MSLKICVAQLNYCVGDMPGNAQKIIAAARTAYQEGARLVLTPEMAICGYAAEDLFLRPSFIQACDDAVNQVARELAGLKGLTVVVGTPVHGDSGKGLRTKSVAVQQRQNAARVLREGRVIETYAKRELPNYQVFDERRYFAPGQGTCVFQATGDEEGDEAVSIGLLICEDAWFEEPARLAQQAGAELLVVINASPFHVGKGSEREVMMRERCLATGLPLVYAHLVGGQDEIVFEGHSFALQADGALAGRAESFKENLFFAQAGRAQAAIELVADAVPLRSAEADLWDALVLGVRDYLGKNGFPGAIIGLSGGIDSALVLAIAVDALGADKVRTVMMPSPYTADISWIDAREMAERMKVRYDEISIVPEFEAFKASLAGEFKGRAEDTTEENIQARIRGVFLMALSNKFGSIVLTTGNKSEMATGYCTLYGDMAGGFAVIKDLLKTTVFRLARWRNENDPYGTGGSPIPERIITRPPSAELRADQTDQDSLPPYEVLDAILKRYMENDQSVEAVVAAGFERAVVERVARLIRINEYKRRQAPVGIRVSHRSFGKDWRYPITSKFGA, from the coding sequence ATGTCACTCAAAATCTGCGTCGCCCAACTGAACTACTGCGTCGGCGACATGCCCGGCAATGCGCAAAAAATCATAGCCGCTGCCCGCACCGCCTACCAAGAGGGCGCGCGGCTGGTGCTGACGCCTGAAATGGCGATTTGCGGCTATGCGGCCGAAGACCTGTTCTTGCGGCCCTCATTCATCCAGGCCTGTGATGATGCCGTGAATCAGGTGGCCCGCGAGCTGGCCGGGTTAAAAGGCTTGACCGTGGTGGTGGGCACGCCTGTCCACGGCGACAGCGGCAAGGGCCTGCGCACGAAAAGCGTCGCGGTGCAGCAGCGCCAGAATGCCGCCAGGGTGCTGCGCGAGGGCCGCGTGATTGAAACCTACGCCAAGCGCGAACTGCCCAATTACCAGGTGTTTGACGAGCGCCGCTATTTCGCCCCCGGCCAGGGGACTTGCGTGTTCCAGGCCACGGGTGACGAAGAGGGCGACGAGGCCGTCAGCATCGGCCTGCTGATCTGCGAAGACGCCTGGTTCGAGGAGCCCGCGCGGCTCGCCCAGCAGGCCGGCGCCGAACTGCTGGTGGTCATCAACGCCTCGCCGTTTCATGTCGGCAAGGGCAGCGAGCGCGAGGTGATGATGCGCGAACGCTGCCTGGCGACCGGCTTGCCGCTGGTCTATGCGCACCTGGTCGGCGGCCAGGACGAAATCGTTTTTGAAGGCCATTCGTTTGCCTTGCAAGCCGATGGCGCGCTGGCGGGCCGGGCCGAAAGTTTCAAGGAAAATCTGTTCTTTGCGCAGGCGGGGCGGGCGCAAGCAGCTATTGAATTGGTAGCAGATGCAGTGCCCTTGCGCAGCGCCGAGGCGGACCTGTGGGACGCGCTGGTGCTCGGGGTGCGCGACTATCTGGGCAAAAACGGCTTTCCCGGCGCGATTATCGGGCTGTCGGGCGGCATTGATTCGGCGCTGGTGCTGGCCATCGCGGTCGATGCGCTGGGGGCGGACAAGGTGCGCACGGTGATGATGCCTTCGCCCTACACCGCCGATATTTCCTGGATCGACGCGCGCGAGATGGCCGAACGCATGAAGGTTCGCTACGACGAGATTTCCATCGTTCCCGAATTCGAAGCCTTCAAGGCCTCGCTGGCCGGCGAGTTCAAGGGCAGGGCGGAGGACACCACCGAGGAAAACATCCAGGCGCGGATTCGCGGCGTGTTCCTGATGGCGCTGTCGAACAAGTTCGGCTCGATTGTCCTGACCACCGGCAACAAGAGCGAAATGGCCACCGGCTACTGCACGCTGTACGGCGACATGGCGGGCGGCTTTGCGGTCATCAAGGACTTGCTGAAAACCACCGTCTTCAGGCTGGCCCGCTGGCGCAATGAAAACGACCCCTACGGCACCGGCGGCAGCCCGATTCCGGAGCGCATCATCACGCGCCCGCCGAGCGCCGAGCTGCGCGCCGACCAGACCGACCAGGACAGCCTGCCGCCCTACGAGGTGCTCGACGCCATCCTGAAGCGCTACATGGAAAACGACCAGAGCGTCGAGGCCGTCGTGGCCGCCGGCTTCGAGCGCGCCGTGGTCGAGCGCGTGGCCCGCCTCATCCGGATCAACGAATACAAGCGCCGGCAGGCGCCGGTCGGCATCCGTGTGAGCCACCGAAGTTTTGGCAAGGATTGGCGTTATCCTATAACCAGCAAATTCGGCGCCTAG
- a CDS encoding P-II family nitrogen regulator: MKQITVILKPFKLEEVREALAECGVTGLTVTEVKGFGRQKGHTELYRGAEYVVDFLPKVKVEVVVNTADVERCVDAIVRAARTGKIGDGKIFVTSVERVLRIRTGEEDEAAI; this comes from the coding sequence GTGAAACAAATTACCGTCATCCTCAAGCCCTTCAAACTCGAAGAAGTCCGCGAAGCCTTGGCTGAATGTGGCGTGACCGGCCTGACCGTGACGGAAGTCAAGGGTTTTGGCCGCCAGAAAGGCCATACCGAACTGTACCGTGGCGCCGAGTATGTGGTCGATTTCCTGCCCAAGGTCAAGGTCGAAGTGGTCGTCAACACCGCCGATGTCGAGCGCTGTGTCGATGCCATCGTGCGCGCGGCACGCACCGGCAAGATTGGCGACGGCAAGATTTTCGTCACCAGTGTCGAGCGCGTGCTGCGCATCCGCACCGGGGAAGAAGACGAAGCTGCGATTTAA
- a CDS encoding GNAT family N-acetyltransferase, with product MKNNANDYVIRILDSPLKVDAAEWNALLAAQSLDGVLNPFMRHEYLAALEASGSATPQTGWTPRFVTLWQGATLAGACALYLKAHSYGEYVFDWAWANAYQQHGLDYYPKALVAVPFTPVPGARLLARTAAERTLLVKALVAWCEAEKLSSLHLLFASDDDVAACEQAGLMLRHTVQFHWTAPPEGYRGFDAFLMSLSQEKRKKIRQERRKVADAGITFRWSLGQDISRADWDFFYRCYERTYLEHGNAPYLSRDFFRRMEASMPENWLLFVAERDGVAVASSLIAVSARPDCANGKNDPENRPTHGLTAYGRYWGALARVDCLHFEACYYQPLQWCIEHGFERFEGGAQGEHKMARALLPVRTTSAHWLAHPSFADAVERFLEREGAGIDNYMDELERRSPFKSPSLPPPTDPASPS from the coding sequence GTGAAAAACAACGCAAACGATTATGTCATCCGCATCCTGGATTCGCCGCTGAAGGTCGATGCCGCCGAGTGGAACGCGCTGCTGGCCGCGCAAAGCCTGGACGGCGTGCTGAACCCGTTCATGCGCCACGAATACCTGGCCGCGCTTGAGGCCAGCGGCAGCGCCACGCCGCAAACCGGCTGGACGCCGCGCTTTGTCACGCTCTGGCAGGGCGCCACGCTGGCCGGCGCCTGCGCGCTGTATCTCAAGGCGCACTCCTACGGCGAATACGTGTTCGACTGGGCCTGGGCCAATGCCTACCAGCAGCACGGCCTGGATTACTACCCCAAGGCCCTGGTCGCCGTGCCCTTCACGCCCGTTCCCGGCGCGCGGCTGCTGGCGCGCACTGCGGCCGAGCGAACGCTGCTGGTCAAGGCGCTGGTGGCCTGGTGCGAAGCCGAAAAACTGTCATCGCTGCACCTGCTCTTTGCCAGCGACGACGACGTGGCCGCCTGCGAGCAAGCCGGACTGATGCTGCGCCACACCGTGCAGTTCCACTGGACTGCCCCGCCCGAGGGCTACCGCGGCTTCGACGCTTTCCTGATGTCCCTGAGCCAGGAAAAGCGCAAGAAAATCCGCCAGGAGCGGCGCAAGGTGGCGGACGCCGGCATCACCTTTCGCTGGTCGCTGGGCCAGGACATCAGCCGGGCCGACTGGGATTTTTTCTACCGCTGCTACGAGCGCACCTACCTGGAGCACGGCAATGCACCGTACCTGAGCCGCGATTTTTTCCGGCGCATGGAAGCCAGCATGCCGGAGAACTGGCTGCTGTTCGTGGCGGAACGCGACGGCGTTGCAGTTGCTAGCAGTTTGATAGCTGTCAGCGCCCGTCCTGATTGCGCAAATGGCAAAAATGACCCTGAAAACCGGCCGACCCATGGCCTGACCGCCTATGGCCGCTACTGGGGCGCGCTGGCCCGGGTGGACTGCCTGCACTTCGAAGCGTGCTACTACCAGCCGCTGCAGTGGTGCATTGAGCACGGCTTCGAGCGCTTTGAAGGCGGCGCCCAGGGCGAGCACAAGATGGCGCGCGCCCTGCTGCCGGTCAGGACCACCAGCGCGCACTGGCTGGCGCATCCTTCGTTTGCTGACGCCGTCGAGCGCTTCCTGGAGCGCGAAGGCGCGGGCATCGACAATTACATGGACGAGCTGGAGCGGCGCAGCCCCTTCAAATCGCCCTCCCTTCCACCCCCAACCGACCCGGCAAGCCCCTCATGA
- the ppa gene encoding inorganic diphosphatase: MSLDKVTPGKNAPDSFNVIIEIPMNADPVKYEVDKESGAIFVDRFMSTAMHYPCNYGYVPQTLSGDGDPVDVLVITPVPLISGVVVTCRVIGILKMTDEAGEDGKVLAVPIDKKCSLYSHWQKPEDMNPLRLKTIAHFFEHYKDLEEGKWVKISGWEGPDAAKKEIADGIANYAKEQQAA, translated from the coding sequence ATGTCCCTAGATAAAGTTACACCCGGCAAAAACGCTCCTGACTCTTTCAACGTGATCATCGAAATCCCGATGAACGCCGACCCGGTGAAGTACGAGGTGGACAAGGAGTCCGGCGCGATTTTCGTGGACCGCTTCATGAGCACCGCCATGCACTACCCGTGCAACTACGGCTACGTGCCCCAAACCCTGAGCGGTGACGGCGACCCGGTCGATGTGCTGGTGATCACGCCCGTTCCCTTGATTTCCGGCGTGGTGGTGACCTGCCGCGTCATCGGCATCCTGAAGATGACCGACGAAGCCGGCGAAGACGGCAAGGTGCTGGCCGTGCCCATCGACAAGAAGTGCTCGCTCTACTCGCATTGGCAAAAACCGGAAGACATGAATCCGCTGCGCCTGAAAACCATTGCCCATTTCTTTGAACACTACAAAGACCTGGAAGAAGGCAAATGGGTCAAGATTTCGGGCTGGGAAGGCCCGGACGCTGCCAAGAAAGAAATTGCCGACGGCATTGCCAACTACGCCAAGGAACAGCAGGCTGCGTAA
- a CDS encoding RDD family protein: MPRRMACWMYEGLLMFGVVFIAGYLFSTLSQTRNALDNRHALQAFVFVIFGIYFVWFWAKGQTLAMKTWHIRVVDVHGAPITQQRALLRYALSWMWFLPPLGVSWLLDLPATKGAVLTLGWVAIWAILARFHPQRQFWHDAWAGTRLVTWITPAKTKRPAPGKTLVSRSS; the protein is encoded by the coding sequence ATTCCAAGGCGCATGGCCTGCTGGATGTATGAAGGCTTGCTGATGTTTGGCGTGGTTTTCATTGCCGGCTACCTTTTCAGCACCCTGAGCCAGACGCGCAATGCGCTGGACAACCGCCATGCCCTGCAGGCTTTTGTATTTGTCATTTTTGGCATTTACTTTGTCTGGTTCTGGGCCAAGGGCCAGACGCTGGCGATGAAGACCTGGCACATCCGCGTCGTCGATGTGCATGGCGCCCCGATTACCCAGCAACGCGCGCTGCTGCGCTATGCGCTCAGCTGGATGTGGTTTTTGCCGCCGCTCGGCGTGAGTTGGCTGCTGGACCTGCCCGCCACGAAAGGCGCCGTGCTGACGCTGGGCTGGGTCGCCATCTGGGCCATTTTGGCGCGCTTTCATCCACAGCGGCAGTTCTGGCACGACGCCTGGGCAGGCACCCGCCTGGTGACCTGGATCACCCCCGCAAAAACGAAGCGACCAGCACCCGGCAAAACTCTGGTTTCCCGGTCATCCTGA
- a CDS encoding diacylglycerol kinase yields the protein MPEQVPFSATANPQKNRRGLSRVWHAAGYSLAGLRAGWRETAFRQEALASVVLVPAAFWLGNSWIETVLLAGTVMGVLIVELLNTGIEAAIDRIGPEWHDLSKRAKDMGSAAVLLSLLLCAGTWTLALVHRFGA from the coding sequence ATGCCTGAACAAGTCCCGTTTTCCGCAACTGCCAACCCCCAGAAAAACCGCCGGGGGCTCAGCCGCGTCTGGCATGCCGCCGGCTATTCCCTGGCCGGCCTGCGCGCCGGCTGGAGAGAAACGGCTTTTCGGCAGGAAGCGCTGGCATCCGTGGTGCTGGTCCCTGCGGCTTTCTGGCTGGGCAACAGCTGGATTGAAACCGTGTTATTGGCGGGAACCGTCATGGGAGTGCTGATTGTCGAGCTGCTCAACACCGGCATCGAGGCGGCCATCGACCGCATTGGCCCTGAATGGCATGATCTTTCAAAACGCGCCAAGGACATGGGCAGCGCTGCGGTGCTGCTCAGCCTGCTGCTCTGCGCGGGCACCTGGACACTGGCGCTGGTGCACCGGTTTGGCGCATGA